TCGTCCCTGGCCACCAGCCCAGCCTGCAAAGGGGGCAGCGGGAGCGCCAGGGGCTGCCGGCAGAAGCTGCTCTTCTTGGAGGAGAGCGGGGTGTCGAGGGTGAGTGAGGCACTGGCCATCTCCTGGGGCTTGGAGCTGGCCAGGAAGCGCGTCAGGGTGGAGAGGGCCTTGGTCACATCGCTCCGGGCTCCCTCGTTGGCAAAGCAGTACAGGATGGGGTCAGCCACGCAGTTCAGGCTGGTGAGGGCCAGTGAGGTGTGGTAGGCCACAAAGACCTTCTCCTCGAAGCCGCAGTCATGGGGCTTGCTCAGGTAGACGGCACTGCGGGAAAGCAGGATGAGGTGGTAGGGGGCGAAGCAGCAGAGGAGGATGGCAATGAGGCTGAGCGAGAGACGCTTGATCTTGGCCTTCTCCTGCCGCTCGGTAGAGATGTTGCCCCGCACAGCCCGCAGGATCCCTTGGTACGAGAAGAGCATCAgcacccaggggaagaggaagcCGATGAAAACTCTGTAGAGGTTCATCCAGGCCACCCACTCCTCCATGGGGTACTTCTCGAAGCAGAAGGTGTGGTTGTAGCGGTCGTGGAAGAGCTCATCGTGGAAGAGTGGGGCTGAGTTAGCCCCAATCTCAATGGCCCAGACCACCAGGCTGATGGTCACAGCAGTCTTGACCCGCCGGAACTTGGCAAAGCGCAGTGGGTGTGCCACAGCCAGGTACCGGTCCACAGAGATGCAGCACAGGAAGGCAATGCTGATGTAGATATTGGTGTAGAAGATGAACCCAAAGACCCGGCAGGACTCCTGGCCGTGGATCCAGTTGTCATAGTGGAGGAAGTAGTCGATCCAGAGGGGCAGGGTGGCGATATAGAGCAGGTCTGCAATGGAGAGGTTCATCAGGTAGACGCCCAGCTCATTCTTTTGCCTGACCTGCAGGTACGCAGCCCAGAGTGCCATGCAGTTCGTGGGGAGGCCTATGGTAATGACAATGATGTACAGTGTTGGGGGGAAGAGGTGGTCAATCTTGGAGTCCACGTGGCAGCTCACTAGGTTTGTTGTGTTGGACATCCTTGGGGTGGAGCTGGGGGTCTTGCTGGGGCACAAGGGCAATGGTGGGAGCCAAAAAGGCAGAGTCCCAACTCAGAACACAAGTCTTTGGGGCCAGAAGCGGTAGGTCCACAGGACCACACAAGCCATCACAGGGACGTTTTTGGAACCGACAGGCAGTAAGGTCTCCATAGGCCAAGCCTGGGTGTCTCCCAAGTCAGTGCTGGCCTACTTGCTTGGTACTGGGATTGGGTCTCCTTGGTGCTTCCTTCCCTTCTGGACCTGTGGATAAAGAAGAAGGAAGATTTTGAGGTTCTGGGAAAGTATTGCGAGGCACATTTCGTGGTCTGGACGCAGGACTCGGGTCCTGTTCTCTTCCGTCTGACAGTCCTACTGCCTGTTAGAGTGGTGGCCACTGCTGAGCAAAGCTTTCTGGTGGCAGCCCCAGATCTTTGAGACCAGCCTCCTGGCACCGTACAGCAGGTCCTGGAACTTGGCCCGCCCTTAAGTGGCTGTGAGGGCTTTTCCCTTGTTTTAGGCAGGTTTTTTGTGACTCAGATTTTATTATCAGTTTTCATGCCAGATATTGATTTATTTGGTTTCTCTGCTTCCCATTTGGCTTGTCGGCACATTTGTTAATGCAAAAAGCCTGCCTTTTGAGCACAGCAGTGCAGCAGCCACATATGTGGACCCAGATCAGTGCTGGGCCTCTAGAAAGGGAGCATCAACCCACAGTCTGCTGCTCACTGCCCACTAGCCTGGATGGGTCAGAACACAGTGTGAGCTCCCCCAAAACTGTGGCGTGGGAGGAACGGTGCTGTTTCACATGTGGAAAAATGGCTGGGCAGAGCTACACGGAGGCACATCTGGAAGCACCTGCGTTATCTTGACATCTAACAAGCATATCATGATCAGCTCCCAGATGCTGTGGATGATGGGCAGTTTGGGCGGTGGGAATTTGAGAACACTTTCTTAAACCATCTCCTGAACTCTCTGCCTACTTCCTCTCTTTGTTTCCCCACTGCCCTCTTCCACAGTGaaaagtcaccccccccccacacacacacatacacacacagacacactccaGACGAGCAGCAGAAtcagatggattttttttctggaTTCTACCACTTTGAGAGGTAGGTTGGGCACTCTTGAATACTCCTCATCGTCAAGCCCATCAAACACAGGACTTCCCTTATGCAGAAGAAACGCATTCAGGAAGAAGTGCTCAACCCGATCCTTTTTCAGGGGAGTGGGCAAGCATGTGTAGTGCCCCGCCCCCCTGCCCTGTCCAGGAGGAGCATCACAGGCCAGTTCTCTGGAGTGTCCTGTGCACAAACATCCACTTTGCTGAGGGACAAGCTAAGTACAATGTGAGGGAATTGGGATCTCCCACATAAAAAAACCAAGTTACAGCAGCCAGGTGTGTTTGTGGGGAAGGTGGGATGGTCTGGATTAAGATGGCAGCGCTGGAGGAGGGCAGTGCTAACTATTCCTTTTCCTGTTTGTGATTACCCTGTCCCTCCAGAAGCTGCTTTTGGCTCCACACAGGAGAGCTTGCAAGTGTCGCATCATCCAGCCACCTGTCTTGTTGCACCACAAATCAAAGAGGGGAGCCCTTGGAACTGGAGCAGCCACACAAAGGAAAGGGTTCCCCCTCCCTTGCGCAACACAAGCTGCTATTCACATGAAGGGAAAATCCTAGAGTGCAGAGCTCTGGGCCTTGTGCTATTGGGCCTGTCCATCCTTCCAGGCTCCTCAGTAACTGCTGGGTCCtacacttggggaggggggagaggaagcctCATTTCTTTCT
This sequence is a window from Tiliqua scincoides isolate rTilSci1 chromosome 10, rTilSci1.hap2, whole genome shotgun sequence. Protein-coding genes within it:
- the GPR4 gene encoding G-protein coupled receptor 4 yields the protein MSNTTNLVSCHVDSKIDHLFPPTLYIIVITIGLPTNCMALWAAYLQVRQKNELGVYLMNLSIADLLYIATLPLWIDYFLHYDNWIHGQESCRVFGFIFYTNIYISIAFLCCISVDRYLAVAHPLRFAKFRRVKTAVTISLVVWAIEIGANSAPLFHDELFHDRYNHTFCFEKYPMEEWVAWMNLYRVFIGFLFPWVLMLFSYQGILRAVRGNISTERQEKAKIKRLSLSLIAILLCCFAPYHLILLSRSAVYLSKPHDCGFEEKVFVAYHTSLALTSLNCVADPILYCFANEGARSDVTKALSTLTRFLASSKPQEMASASLTLDTPLSSKKSSFCRQPLALPLPPLQAGLVARDEELQMKILTLNQ